Proteins from a single region of Primulina tabacum isolate GXHZ01 chromosome 5, ASM2559414v2, whole genome shotgun sequence:
- the LOC142545238 gene encoding histidine kinase 5-like, whose translation MGCDMEIDQSEDTEIVLSSMWPEDMNEAGRQFNVERPGADQDMLEEVVINKEPNIVDFKRLMELTNYSDKGNWQLANLVKNWEYKQANAVRLLREELDNLSKQQQEVELKKLEILEEHRFERDGFGGDKRPISILDENLTYLYQHSPQRKNAIIFRDERVELDAEYDSISYWKQRAMSLEKLLEASVRREQVLLEKLQESIENLERQSSPVAELSQVLARADNFLHFVLQNAPVVIGHQDKELRYRFIFNHFPSLREEDIIGKTDVEIFSGDGVKESQDFKREVLERGLPAKREITFETELFGSKTFLIYVEPVFSKAGDTIGVNYMGMEVTDQVRKREKIGKLREEMAVQKAKETELNKTIHITEESMRAKQMLATMSHEIRSPLSGVVSMAEILSSTKLEKEQRQMVKVMRSSGDLVLQLINDILDLSKVESGVMKLEATKFRPREVVKHVLQTAAASIQKILTLEGNVADDVPVEVIGDVLRIRQILTNLVSNAIKFTHEGKVGINLCVVTEPQNVIKQDSQKISSNQMTVTERTRNDSSTSWGKGDQNDNKCGRVDSEDMHRDSKLSGNPGGPVKLSVSMEEDEEIHPNTEEKVVWIRCDVYDTGIGIPENAIPTLFKKYMQVGSDTARKYGGTGLGLAICKQLVELMGGYLTVSSVEQFGSTFTFIIPYKVSSICDGSDDPDELSDLDDQDVADDDDSGSGSSIFVFQPRNLGSLFSSQSSGRIQKLTTNGFVFNASSKCNGLFEDSLSPSSNITYKETSSEEDTSSAQNISELHVSLGQNLGLGNANSAAAYEEGSSKMNDRIQKHTGEVLETSVHSETNQAPAREILKSEVKPKILLVEDNKINVIVTKSMMKQLGHSIDVVNNGAEAVRAVQQQDFDLILMDVCMPVMDGLQATRLIRSFEETGSWEDALKAGIDLQSPPPHSSPNSRLEKSRKRIPIIAMTANALSESGNECFANGMDSFVSKPVTFQNLKQCLSQYLP comes from the exons ATGGGTTGTGACATGGAGATTGATCAATCGGAAGACACGGAAATTGTCCTATCTTCCATGTGGCCAGAAGACATGAATGAAGCTGGAAGGCAATTTAATGTTGAAAGGCCAGGAGCAGATCAAGATATGCTGGAAGAGGTTGTAATAAACAAGGAACCAAACATAGTCGATTTTAAGCGCCTTATGGAGCTAACAAATTATAGTGACAAGGGTAACTGGCAATTGGCAAATTTAGTTAAGAACTGGGAATATAAGCAGGCTAATGCGGTGCGCCTTCTCAGAGAGGAGCTTGACAACCTTAGCAAACAACAGCAAGAAGTTGAACTCAAGAAGTTGGAGATATTGGAGGAGCATCGGTTTGAGCGAGATGGATTTGGTGGCGATAAGCGCCCCATTTCTATCCTTGATGAAAATTTGACATATTTATATCAACATTCTCCTCAGAGAAAGAATGCTATTATTTTCCGAGATGAGAGAGTTGAATTAGATGCTGAATATGACAGTATAAGTTATTGGAAACAACGTGCCATGAGTTTGGAGAAGCTTCTGGAGGCTAGTGTTCGAAGAGAGCAGGTATTACTTGAAAAACTTCAGGAAAGTATCGAAAATCTTGAAAGGCAATCCTCTCCCGTTGCGGAATTATCCCAGGTTTTGGCGAGAGCTGACAATTTCTTGCATTTTGTCCTCCAAAATGCACCAGTTGTGATTGGACACCAA GATAAAGAACTGCGATACCGATTCATCTTTAACCATTTCCCAAGTTTGCGTGAGGAG GACATAATAGGAAAAACGGATGTGGAGATCTTCAGCGGCGACGGTGTAAAGGAATCTCAAGATTTCAAAAGAGAAGTTCTTGAAAGAGGATTGCCAGCAAAAAGGGAAATCACCTTTGAGACAGAGCTGTTTGGTTCGAAGACGTTTTTAATTTATGTTGAACCTGTTTTCAGTAAAGCTGGAGATACAATTGGTGTAAATTATATGGGAATGGAAGTAACTGATCAG GTGAGGAAAAGGGAGAAGATTGGGAAGCTTAGAGAGGAAATGGCTGTGCAAAAAGCGAAAGAGACAGAACTCAACAAAACAATACACATTACGG AGGAATCGATGCGTGCAAAACAAATGCTAGCAACCATGTCTCATGAGATAAGATCTCCACTATCTGGAGTCGTTAGCATGGCGGAGATTCTTTCCTCGACTAAACTCGAGAAAGAACAGCGACAGATGGTGAAAGTAATGCGATCTTCTGGTGATTTAGTTCTTCAACTAATAAATGACATCCTCGATCTTTCCAAGGTCGAATCAG gaGTTATGAAATTGGAAGCTACAAAGTTTAGACCACGAGAGGTAGTAAAGCATGTACTCCAAACAGCAGCAGCGTCAATACAGAAAATATTAACCTTGGAAGGAAATGTAGCCGATGATGTTCCTGTCGAG GTTATTGGAGACGTACTAAGGATTCGCCAGATTCTAACAAACTTGGTTAG CAATGCCATCAAGTTCACTCATGAAGGCAAGGTTGGAATCAACCTTTGCGTGGTCACTGAGCCGCAGAATGTAATCAAACAGGACTCTCAGAAGATTTCTTCAAATCAAATGACTGTCACAGAAAGAACTAGGAATGATTCATCTACATCTTGGGGAAAAGGAGATCAAAATGACAATAAATGCGGGCGTGTGGATTCTGAAGACATGCATCGAGACAGTAAACTAAGTGGTAATCCCGGTGGACCAGTAAAACTTTCGGTTTCAAtggaagaagatgaagagattCACCCCAATACCGAAGAAAAAGTAGTATGGATTCGTTGCGATGTCTATGACACAGGGATCGGTATACCTG AAAACGCTATACCAACTCTGTTCAAGAAATACATGCAAGTTGGTTCAGATACTGCTCGAAAGTATGGAGGGACTGGATTAGGCCTTGCAATATGCAAACAACTG GTTGAGCTCATGGGTGGTTATCTTACTGTATCCAGCGTAGAACAGTTTGGATCAACATTCACCTTTATCATACCTTACAAAGTTTCATCGATTTGTGATGGTTCAGATGACCCTGATGAATTATCAGATTTAGACGACCAAGATGTTGCTGACGATGATGATTCAGGTTCAGGTTCAAGTATTTTTGTGTTTCAACCAAGAAATTTGGGTTCTTTATTTTCATCCCAAAGTTCTGGAAGGATTCAAAAGCTCACAACAAATGGTTTTGTATTTAATGCCTCGTCTAAGTGTAATGGACTGTTCGAGGATTCCTTGTCCCCTTCTAGTAACATTACATATAAAGAGACCAGTTCGGAAGAAGATACCTCTTCAGCGCAGAATATATCTGAACTCCATGTTAGCTTAGGTCAGAACTTGGGTTTGGGTAATGCAAATTCGGCTGCAGCATATGAAGAGGGTAGCAGTAAAATGAATGATAGAATACAAAAGCATACAGGTGAAGTCTTGGAGACTAGTGTTCACTCGGAAACAAATCAGGCACCGGCTCGAGAAATTCTGAAATCTGAGGTGAAACCAAAGATTCTTCTTGTTGAGGACAACAAGATCAATGTGATCGTAACAAAGTCGATGATGAAGCAGTTGGGCCACAGCATTGATGTGGTAAACAACGGTGCGGAAGCTGTTCGTGCGGTTCAACAGCAAGATTTTGATCTGATTCTAATG GATGTATGCATGCCTGTGATGGATGGTCTTCAAGCTACAAGATTGATCCGATCTTTCGAGGAGACTGGGAGTTGGGAAGATGCATTGAAGGCAGGAATCGATCTACAGTCGCCACCACCACATTCTTCACCAAATTCTCGACtagaaaaatcaagaaaaaggaTCCCTATCATTGCG ATGACTGCAAATGCATTATCAGAGAGTGGCAACGAGTGTTTTGCGAATGGTATGGATTCATTTGTGTCGAAGCCGGTTACTTTCCAGAACTTGAAACAATGTCTAAGCCAATATTTACCATAG